Proteins encoded by one window of Hippoglossus hippoglossus isolate fHipHip1 chromosome 15, fHipHip1.pri, whole genome shotgun sequence:
- the zmp:0000000760 gene encoding collagen alpha-1(IX) chain, whose product MKMPAYKDLLVFAALSVFLGLAQCQKLSSFDLLEEFRVPESRGVRRVDGSQPEAVAYRINPSIHLRKTMSDVYPDGLPSDYSVIATFKVTNDTAKRNWNLWQVSDPEGREQVGLRFQGDTRTLDFFYTSPHGSQMLRTFHGVEKLFDAEWHKLALSVKGRQVKLLIDCEEVSVESMDESRPVIRQGYTSIVKRAAGDRSVSLDLQQMDVSCDPEQPYSEGCCELSSVCGGYAEIGLTAGRAACKCMHGQPGIQGPPGPKGHRGLPGKAGDQGRQGNWAIRGNTGDYGNIGEPGLKGEEGIKGEKGMRGLWGQVGDRGPEGLKGLRGGAGFKGVRGAAGDIGETGKSGEVGATGETGYEGIPGFQGVKGNKGKTGATGRPGPRGKQGIVGDPAERGAAGEKGKPGIQGPVGRAGTVGPKGIIGDPGFFGRDGDLGIEAYQGSQGHSGKLGRSGTKGERGTLGPAGEMGPQGRTGPRGYKGSAGKPGRPGFIGPPGPTGHVGVPGKPGSKGNTGIQGIQGVKGGEGEKGVKGPKPKVGDRGEQGLQGGRGKRGPAGPPGGSGPVGVKGVRGEGGPDGFQGPPGPPGPTLPAEHVIEVCKRVVLEQMSTFANSVKRTCAAVCPLYGDVPMGAPGPPGQKGPPGPSGDPGNDGVGGEQGQQGFYGEAGELGRKGETGDKGELGDKGVKGHGFPGYTGDQGTQGKRGRPGRAFNGQPGKQGERGHGGQPGLRGHPGLRGPPGVCLTSGCSQPEATSGTPQPAPRRLRNRA is encoded by the exons ATGAAAATGCCAGCCTACAAAGATTTGCTGGTGTTTGCAGCACTCTCTGTCTTCTTGGGATTGGCCCAGTGTCAAAAGTTGTCTA gCTTTGATCTGCTTGAGGAGTTTCGTGTGCCGGAGtccagaggagtgaggagggtGGATGGCTCTCAACCTGAGGCGGTGGCATACCGCATCAACCCCTCCATCCATCTGCGCAAGACCATGAG TGACGTGTATCCAGATGGACTTCCCTCCGACTACTCCGTCATCGCCACATTTAAGGTGACCAATGACACTGCCAAGAGGAACTGGAACCTGTGGCAGGTCAGCGACCCGGAGGGAAGGGAGCAAGTCGGCTTGCGTTTCCAGGGCGACACGCGCACTTTAGACTTCTTCTACACCAGCCCCCATGGGAGTCAGATGCTGAGGACTTTCCATGGCGTGGAGAAACTGTTTGACGCAGAGTGGCACAAGTTGGCGCTGAGCGTGAAGGGCAGACAAGTGAAGCTGCTGATAGACTGTGAGGAGGTCAGTGTGGAGTCCATGGATGAGTCGAGGCCTGTCATCCGCCAAGGGTACACATCCATCGTAAAGCGAGCTGCAGGAGATCGTTCCGTGTCT TTGGACCTCCAGCAGATGGATGTGTCGTGTGACCCAGAGCAGCCTTACTCAGAGGGCTGCTGTGAGCTCTCCAGTGTG TGTGGAGGGTATGCAGAGATCGGTCTAACAGCTGGAAGAGCAGCTTGCAAATGTATGCACGGACAACCAGGCATTCAGGGACCTCCAGGGCCAAAG gGTCATAGAGGTCTTCCAGGGAAGGCCGGAGACCAAGGAAGACAAGGAAACTGg GCCATCAGGGGAAACACAGGAGACTACGGCAACATTGGCGAGCCAGGCCTCAAG GGGGAAGAAGGAATCAAAGGCGAGAAAGGAATGAGAGGACTCTGGGGCCAAGTG GGAGACCGAGGTCCTGAGGGGCTGAAGGGATTAAGAGGGGGAGCAGGGTTCAAG GGAGTTCGCGGAGCTGCTGGAGACATTGGAGAGACTGGGAAATCAGGAGAAGTT GGGGCTACAGGCGAAACAGGATACGAAGGGATTCCTGGGTTTCAAGGAGTTAAG gGAAATAAAGGGAAGACTGGTGCGACGGGGCGTCCTGGGCCCAGAGGAAAGCAG ggaATTGTGGGAGATCCTGCAGAGAGGGGTGCAGCTGGAGAGAAGGGGAAGCCT GGGATCCAAGGTCCTGTGGGCAGAGCTGGCACCGTCGGGCCAAAG GGTATTATTGGAGATCCAGGCTTCTTTGGCAGAGATGGCGATCTAGGAATAGAG GCTTATCAAGGTTCACAAGGTCATAGTGGAAAACTTGGGCGATCTGGAACAAAG GGGGAGAGAGGCACCCTGGGGCCGGCAGGAGAAATGGGTCCCCAAGGCCGAACC GGCCCAAGAGGTTACAAGGGTTCTGCGGGGAAACCAGGAAGACCTGGATTTATCGGCCCACCGGGGCCCACT GGACATGTGGGTGTGCCTGGAAAACCAGGATCCAAG GGTAACACAGGAATCCAGGGAATCCAAGGAGTTAAAGGTGGAGAG GGAGAAAAAGGAGTTAAAGGCCCAAAACCGAAG GTTGGAGACAGAGGGGAGCAGGGTCTCCAGGGAGGACGGGGGAAGCGCGGCCCCGCAGGCCCTCCTGGAGGTTCAGGTCCGGTCGGAGTCAAGGGGGTTCGAGGTGAAGGAGGACCAGATGGCTTTCAGGGGCCCCCGGGTCCACCA GGTCCAACCCTCCCCGCCGAACACGTGATCGAGGTTTGTAAGAGGGTGGTGCTGGAGCAGATGTCTACCTTCGCCAACTCAGTGAAGAGGACAtgtgctgctgtctgtcctctgtaTGGTGACGTGCCCATGGGTGCCCCCGGTCCCCCCGGACAGAAGGGACCCCCCGGACCCTCT GGCGACCCTGGTAACGACGGTGTTGGTGGAGAACAGGGTCAACAGGGATTCTacggagaagctggagaactggGACGAAAGGGAGAAACAG GTGACAAAGGAGAGCTAGGGGATAAAGGAGTGAAGGGTCATGGCTTTCCTGGCTACACTGGCGACCAGGGAACACAGG GTAAGCGTGGACGTCCTGGCAGAGCCTTCAACGGGCAGCCAGGGAAGCAGGGTGAGCGGGGACATGGAGGCCAGCCTGGACTCAGGGGCCACCCGGGTCTCAGAGGCCCCCCCGGTGTCTGTCTCACCTCTGGGTGCTCCCAGCCTGAAGCCACCAGTGGCACACCTCAGCCAGCACCGCGGAGGTTGAGGAATCGTGCATAG